The segment ACCTTTTTTTGTCTTTTTATAATTTCCAAATGCCAACCCAATACCTGATAAAATTGTAATAATAGTTAAAAACCCATGTTCCCAATGATTAAAAGAAATAGTACCATATTCTATAAATTCAATTATTTTCATAGGAGCAAGAACTAAAACTAAACCTAATATTGTTAATAATATGTTTTTATTCATTGTTTATTTCTCCCTTTTTTCTACATTAATATTATAATAAGACAAAACAGCTTGACGAATTAAATAAGCTTTAGATCTATTTTCTTTTTCTGCTATTTTTATTAATGCAGCTTGTTCTTCTTCTGTAAAATTTGTAGTTTCTGCCACATTTAACGGATTATTTACTTTTGGGCGTCCACCTTTTTTAGGTTTATCAGTTTTAGAAGTAGCAGCATTAATTAGTTCTCTACCTCTAGCTTGATTTAAAAAATCTAATCTTTTATCTTTTGCCATAATTTAGCCTTTTATTTTTTCTTTTATTTCTTCTACTAAAGATAATACATTTAACCCAGGTGTAGTTAATGTTTGTTCTGTTGCAGATTTACCACTTAGAATCATTTTTGAATATACAGACGAATTTCTAATAATTGTATTGAAGATATTAAAATTTAGTTCCTTTGCTCTATTGGATAATACTTCAAAATCTGATTTATTATTATGATGTATTCTATTAGCTAAAATAGTACAATCAATGTCAATTCCATTTTTCTTTTGTTCACTAATTACACTAAGTAAAATATTTTCAAAATCTGCAAATCCTACAATGTCATTATCAGAACCCGACAAAGGAACAATGATAATATCTGATATCATTAATGCAGTTCTGAAAAAATCAGAATCAAATCCCCCTAAATCAATTAAAACTAATTCATCTTTTGAATTACTAATGAATTCAACTAAATCATTTATAGAACTAACACTTACCATATTAATTTTATTTTCACGGTGATTATTAAAAGTCGTAAATTGTTTTTTTGGATCTAAATCTATAACAGTTAATTTAAATTCTTTTTCTAATACGGGAGCAACATTTATAATAGTAGTACTTTTCCCAACTCCACCCTTATCGTGTGCAAAACTAATTACTTTCATTGTTTAACCTTTTTTATATTTATATACAGTATTTTACAATTAAATACAGTATTTAACATTAATTAAATAATACAGCTTGAGTATCATCGAAATTTGTTTTAATACTGTAACCAATATCTTTTAATGTCATTTCGTACTCTTCACTATTTAAATGATCTATATTATAAATTTTCGCTTTTAATTGTGTAACTTTTGATAAATCACCAGGTACATTTTTTAAACTAACGATATCTATATTTTGATTGTTTGGAAGTCTAACTATTAATTGACTTTTAGATTCATAAAAACTCAATAATGCTTGATTGTCTTTTTCATTTTCAATCATTAAATTAGTTTCATTTCCCGTATCAAGATTAACAACTGTTAATTGGTACTGTAAGTTATTAAACAATAGATTTCCTTTATCTCTGTACACTAAAGCTTTGTTATCTTTAAAAGCAAGAACAGTACCTTTAAAATCAATTTCTTTATTGTTTAATATATTTACTATTTCATACTTATTATAACTTGGTGCATTAATAACATAAACAATATATTTATTAGTGTAAATTATACTTGAGATAATTCGAGCTGTTCCAAAATATAAACTTTTTTCTTTTAAATCTTTTCTAATTTCTTTAAGAGCTGTTCCATCAAAAGAATATAACTTGTCAAATTTTCTATAAGTAATTTGATTATTGTATATTTTTTTTAAACCAAAATATAAAGTATTGTTTTTATCTGTATCATTAAAAATTATAACTCTATATCTATAATCAAAATTAACAACTTTTTTATTTTCTTTTACATCATATAAATTAAAAATACTATTTCCATTTGAATTAGAAAATCTAACTTGATATACTTTACCATTGATAATAAAATTTTTATTGTTATCTTCCGACATACTTATATCATTATCCATTAAATTAGCTTCACGCCATAATTGATAATAACTTTTATCATCTTTTTTATTCTCAACTACATTATGATCTAATTTAATACTTTGTGAAGTATGGTAAATCATTTCATTTTGTTTTGTAGCACCTAAATTCCCGAAATCTTGCGAACAACCATTTAATAAAAATAAAGTTGCAGCAGCCATTAAAACCAAGTAAATCTTTTTCATTGTTTCTCCTTATATTTCTTATACTTTATTATACCATAATAAACAGTAAAATACATTAAATTAATGTTTAATACAGTAAAAAACTGTATTAAAAAAATAGCAGCATAAAAGTAGCTGCTAAT is part of the Arcobacter sp. F2176 genome and harbors:
- a CDS encoding lipoprotein codes for the protein MKKIYLVLMAAATLFLLNGCSQDFGNLGATKQNEMIYHTSQSIKLDHNVVENKKDDKSYYQLWREANLMDNDISMSEDNNKNFIINGKVYQVRFSNSNGNSIFNLYDVKENKKVVNFDYRYRVIIFNDTDKNNTLYFGLKKIYNNQITYRKFDKLYSFDGTALKEIRKDLKEKSLYFGTARIISSIIYTNKYIVYVINAPSYNKYEIVNILNNKEIDFKGTVLAFKDNKALVYRDKGNLLFNNLQYQLTVVNLDTGNETNLMIENEKDNQALLSFYESKSQLIVRLPNNQNIDIVSLKNVPGDLSKVTQLKAKIYNIDHLNSEEYEMTLKDIGYSIKTNFDDTQAVLFN
- a CDS encoding ParA family protein — its product is MKVISFAHDKGGVGKSTTIINVAPVLEKEFKLTVIDLDPKKQFTTFNNHRENKINMVSVSSINDLVEFISNSKDELVLIDLGGFDSDFFRTALMISDIIIVPLSGSDNDIVGFADFENILLSVISEQKKNGIDIDCTILANRIHHNNKSDFEVLSNRAKELNFNIFNTIIRNSSVYSKMILSGKSATEQTLTTPGLNVLSLVEEIKEKIKG
- a CDS encoding ribbon-helix-helix protein, CopG family; this encodes MAKDKRLDFLNQARGRELINAATSKTDKPKKGGRPKVNNPLNVAETTNFTEEEQAALIKIAEKENRSKAYLIRQAVLSYYNINVEKREK